The Sorghum bicolor cultivar BTx623 chromosome 6, Sorghum_bicolor_NCBIv3, whole genome shotgun sequence genome contains the following window.
TGCACTCGCAAGAGTCATACTCCTGATTGGGTAACTTCGTGGATAGCTCCAGGGCCTTTCCCCACATGCAAGCGGATCTTTGAGATGGCCTCTTCTAGACCACTCCTCTCCGTCTTCACTATGGAGCCTCCAGCCAAAATGCTATAGGCCTTGTTATCTCCGGTAcaccactactactactactacagatTTAGTCATCACTACTGGCAGCTTCACTACCAGGATTAGGACAACCGGTAGTGATGACCCTTCACTACCGTTTCTAGGCTCTGACAATCAGAAATTGGTTATTTCTATGACAGAACCAGGAGTGATGacaacaatcactaccgatttGTGTCTCTAACTAGCAGTGGCTGGTTGTTCACCTATCACTACCAGCTCAAGCCAAGAACCGACAATGATTTGGTGCTATCACTGTCCTGTCGGTTCGAGGCAAAACTCGACGGTAATTAGCCCGACAGCACTCTGCGCCATCCCCACCTATATATACATGCCTCATCCTATTCTTACTTGTGGGAGCGACCGAGCAAGCCAACACTCTTGCCGGCCGGCTTCATCTTTAATCTTCTAAAGGTTATCAACTTCTTTTTCTAATCTTCATTACTAAAAATATAATGCATTTCATGCTTTAGTAATATATAAGCATCAAATATTCAATTATGTGATTTTTTAGATTAGGAACACTAATAATGGtggattttatttttctttatacATCAGTTCTACATAGCCTTTGTTATTAGTAACAAAAAATATGTTTTCTACATCTTTGTTAGCAACATTatattttgatcttagttagcagcattatttttatttataaatcaTTTCTACATAACCTTTGTTAAACATTTATTGTGTTCTAGAACTTTGTTAGTAAAATTATTTCttgatgatttattatttatatatttctCTCATATATATTATTAAGTGTAATATTTATATGGGGGTTCTATATTTATTGGGATGTTTTTTCATTATTTTTAGTTACAATGAATGGCGGCGGACTTCCCCAGCCACAGGAACCAGGTTTCCACCCCGATGATCTTCCATTTGTACCATCGCTAGTATGGGTGGTCCCATGTTCCCCATACCCATCAATCGTATGCAATATATTAAGTTTTATGTGCTAATATAATTTTTGAATATATACATTCATTCATATATGATTGTTACATATGTCACAGACTATAAAACAGTTCAGGTGGCTAGAATCAACATTATGGGGGCTTAGGGTGTGGGACATCTTCGAGAACATGACAAGTGAGGTCGAGAATGATGAAGGAGATGAGATATGGACGTGCAATCATGCCTTCGAGATATTCATTAGGAACAATATTGAGGTGCACCGGGACATCACAGTTCCTAGACCATGGTGACTGACCATGGTAGGCACCCAGATGGATGTCGTGTTCCTTTCTTTGCAGACAATTGAGCGAATTGGCTACCATGTACCTGTTTGGTCATGGATGAAGATGCAAGCTTTAATGCAGTATAGTGTGGACGTGCAGCTAATAAGCGAGAGTCATGCAACAATCGTAATAGGGATGTGGTACGTCGTGTATGATATAATAGTAGTGTTTATTTATTCATATTATTATATGAGCACTTTCTAATATCATTTGTTTAACCGCTTGTAGGTTATGCCCTATTTTTTTGAGAGAACTGGAGAGGTCATGGAGACCTCTACTGAAATTTAttgaaacaaaacaaaacaagtgTCCAAACAAGATAAACAAACTGAGCACAACTAAAGCCTAAGAAACAAAAAAGAGACACAGAAAATCAAAGTTATTACACAAGCTGCTCTATCTATGGACGAAGCTAGCGgtggggctaggggggctcTAGCCCCCCTTACAACTGCTGATTCAGTGGAGCTCCTAGTGTTTTTGCTTCTAATTTTAGACATAAATTTATAAGGTAGGGTGGGCTGAGACCtttatttttagatatattttgtgaattaATATAAGACTACTTCAAGctaatatgtttttttttctattgtgaGGGATTATAGTAAAGTTAAATCGATGTAGCAGTTTTGTTCAGCCCCTCCTATAATTTTTTCTGGCTTCGTCCCTGCCTCTATCCATAGCTTAATTGAGGGGAAGTACTTTCTCTTGACTCTCCACAGGAGCAACTTGAAAACACCCTTGAACAGTTCTAGGCTTCGAAGGCAGGAAGGCCTGATACCTCTGATGATCATGTCGTTTCTGGCCGACCAAATACACCAGCACATGATTATGATGATTTCCATGAAGAATTTTTTGTTGATCTGTTCTTTGAAGCTCCGGAATCTCTGAAAAGGGCAGGGGGAGCTGGTTACAGTTAAGCCGAGAAGACCCCAACAGGCTCTAGCGAAGTCACGTTCCAGGAACAGATGGTTGACTGACTCAATCAAATGTGAGCAAAGCATACAGTTATAGGAGGGCAAGATCATGGATTTCCTTCTTAAGATATTGCGAGTACTAAGACGGTCCTGAACAAGGAGCCAGGAAAAAAACCTGATGTTTGGGTTGACATGAAGATCTTCAAATCCATTTGAAAATGGGGTCCGCCAAGCTTGAACCCATCAGATGTAGGTAAGCTTTCTTGCAAGTAAACTGAGGACTGCCCCAAATGTAGGACCAAGAGTCACTGTGGTCGGAGAAATGAGTAGACTCTAGGATATTGATCAGACTTTTAAATTGAACAAAGGCTTCCTTAGAAAGCGGTAgatggaagagagagagagagagagagagagagagagaggagatctCATTGGTTAGTCTAGCCTTTTCCAGAGTGGTGGCAGGTCTACCTACGAAGGAGTGGAGCTTAGGAAATTCAAGCTTCAAAGACTGACCATTCCAGCAATCATCCCAGTGCAAACAAGAAGCACCATTCCCAATCACTGCTGAAGCTAGGCCTTTGAATTTATCAAGCAACTTGAGGATATCATGCCACCAAAAGGAGCCCTTCTTGGTATGGTTGGGGAGTTTACCATTAGAGTAGTATTTCTCCCAAATCAGATGAACCCAGGGTACATCAGCCTTATTGAAGAATTTGTGAAGATGCTTTAGCAAAAGAGCTTCATTTTGAGATTTCAAATCTATGATTCCAAGACCACCATCCAATTTAGCTCTGGAGACCATTGACCATGCAGCTTTAGCATTTATTCTATTACTCTCCTCATTCCCTCGCTACAAGCAGTGCTTCCTATACTTATCTACCTACTCTCTAATTGACACATGAAGGTGAAAGGTGCTCATATAGAAGGTGGGCAGGGAGCTAAAGACAGAATTCACCATTTGAAGCTTCCCAGCCTGAGATAAGAATAGAGAGGTGCTTACTAATCTCTTTTCATATCTTGTAATAAGAGGCATGAAGTCATCAACCTTAGGTTTGGTGAGCCCCAAAGGAAGGCCAAGATATGTAAAGGGGAGGGAGCCAATGGAACAACCAAAGGTGGACAGCAAGGTGTTTAGCTCTATCATTGATTTTGAAAAATTCACTCTAAGACCAGTTTCTGCAGCAAAGCTACTCAGAAGGGCTTTAAGCACAAAAAGCTGCTTGTCACAACCTTCCATGATGAGAAGAGTATCATCAGCATATTGCAAAATGGGGAAATCAGAGGAGTACTAGAGGGGGATGGGGCACTTGAGGAGGCCTAAATCTTTTGCCTTGTTGACAATGGATTGAAGGAGATCAGCTGCCAACACAAAGAGAAGAGGGGAAAGGGGATCACCTTGCCTTATCGCCCTTCTGCAATGAAAAAACTTTACCAGGGGCACCATTCAAAAGGACAGAGGAAGTTCTAGTGTAGAAGATTAAATCCATCCAAGCTAGACATTTCTCCCTAAACCCCATTTTCTTCATGATTCTTATCATAGCTCCATGCTCAATTCTAAGCCTTTTCAAAATCAAGCTTAATAATTAAAATATCCTTCTTTGATGTGTGGCACATATGAAGATACTCAAAAGACCAAGCAAGACAGTCTTGGATGCTTCTGGACTTGATGAACCCATATTGGTTCTGGTGGATCAGCTTGGTGATGAGGGGTTGGAGCCTGTTTGCAAGCAACTTAGTCAATAGTTTGACAGAGGAGTTGAGCAATAAAATGGGTCTATAATCATTGATCCTGGCTGGTGTATCAACTTTGGGGATGAGGGTAATGAAAGGCCCATTAATGCTTCTAAGGCAAACATTCAGAGAGTGAAAGTCATCACACAATTGATAGAAGTCTAGCTTGACGATGTTCCAGCATTTTTTGAGAAACTCATTATTAAAGCCATCAGGTCCAGGGGATTTGTTAGTAGGAAGAAACCTGATTACACTGTCAATCTCATCATGGCCAAAAGGAATTTCCAGAGGGCTCAATCAACATTGTTCTGCAGGAGGGAGTCTAGATCAAAAACAGCAGTGCAGGGGGTGGAGGTTCCCAGTCTTTCTTTGAAGTCATTCCAAATAAGATTAGCCTTTAAGCTATGTTCATGAACTAAGTCCCCATCTGCGCCCTGAAGAGCAAAGATCTATGTCTGAGGGAGGCATTAGCATGAACAACTTAGAATTTTCATCTCCCAGTTTCACCCATTTGATAGCACCCCTTTGCCTCCAGTAAATTTGCTGCTAATGGAGCAGACTAGACAGCTTCTGATGGAGGATGTgtgacaccctaaaatttgctcctttcaaaatggctgaaaattgatttagttttgtatttttgtgctcatgaaaatataggaaaaataatattttttcattaatttaaaatttatcataaggtttagcaacattgttgtgcaaacatgctggtgcattcgatttgatgtaatgtttgcttgtttctcttttgtgtgttgagagtgaGCAAAATCTTTAAATTGTGTTTAGTAGAACGGTCTTTCTTGATcggtacgtctttatctttagctacaacaaaatttccttgtttttcagctcaagtttttatttgaagcttcctaaaatcttttctctaCAACCCAAATCACTCCTTTCAGTTCCTCATCCGTCAAACAATCTCTATAAATTTCTCGAGAATTTTTCTAGCCTTTTCtgtggagcat
Protein-coding sequences here:
- the LOC110436463 gene encoding calpain small subunit 1-like encodes the protein MGGLDGGRGLTACGGGGGGGGVGRVVCGGRSFVFGGGGFVRGGNDDGGVVRDGGGNIRSGRGSDVPHVTMNGGGLPQPQEPGFHPDDLPFVPSLTIKQFRWLESTLWGLRVWDIFENMTSEVENDEGDEIWTCNHAFEIFIRNNIETIERIGYHVPVWSWMKMQALMQYSVDVQLISESHATIVMPYFFERTGEVMETSTEIY